Proteins encoded by one window of Epinephelus moara isolate mb chromosome 18, YSFRI_EMoa_1.0, whole genome shotgun sequence:
- the mgp gene encoding matrix Gla protein: protein MRSLLQFLALCAAISFCVCYESHESTESVEDLFVPPNQANSFITPQRGNVYNPPRGNGHYNFMRTIKSPAERRAETCEDYSPCRFYAYRHGFQQAYQRYFGARNAPQRPAATRRY from the exons ATGAGGAGCCTTCTTCAGTTTCTGGCACTCTGTGCTGCGATCTCTTTCTGCGTCTGCTACG AGTCTCATGAAAGCACAGAATCCGTTGAAG ATCTGTTTGTGCCGCCAAACCAAGCCAACTCATTCATCACGCCACAGAGGGGTAACGTATACAACCCACCCAGAGGGAACGGCCATTACAACTTCATGAG GACGATAAAGTCTCCAGCCGAGAGGCGTGCAGAGACCTGCGAGGACTACTCGCCCTGTCGCTTCTACGCCTACCGCCACGGCTTTCAGCAGGCCTACCAGAGATACTTTGGAGCCCGAAACGCACCCCAGAGACCAGCTGCGACTCGTCGATACTAG